One Rouxiella sp. S1S-2 genomic window, CTTTGTTGAGCTGACCAAGGCCGGAACAATGCTCAATAACGTGACCTACGAACCCTTTAAAGTCTTTGGGCTAGTCGCCTGTGGCTACTTCCTGATGTGTTATCCACTCTCTCTTTACAGTCATTATCTGGAAAGAACATTGCTTGGAGATAAAAAGTAATGCCGCTGATCACAATTAATCAGGTTCAAAAATTTTATGGTCAGAACCATGTACTGAAAGGCGTGGATCTGGATATCGAAGGTGGAGAGGTGATTTGCATCATCGGTCGCAGCGGATCGGGGAAAAGTACGCTGCTGCGCTGTATGAACGGCCTTGAAGCGTATCAGGACGGCAGCATCAAACTGGGCGGCATGACCATCACCAGCCGCGATTCACAGGCGCGCGATATCAGCCGTTCCGTGGGCATGGTTTTCCAAAACTTTAACCTGTTCCCGCACATGACCGCGCTGGAAAACGTGATGTTGGCGCCGCGCCGCGTGTTGGGTAAAAACGCCGCTGAGTGCCGCGAGCTGGCGATTCAGATGTTGACCAAAGTCGGCCTTGCCGACAGGGTTGATTACTATCCGGCCAATCTTTCTGGCGGCCAGCAGCAGCGTGTAGCGATTGCCCGCGCGTTAGCAATGAATCCAAAAGTATTGCTGTGTGACGAAATTACCTCGGCTCTCGACCCCGAGCTGGTAGGGGAAGTCTTAAAAGTGTTGGAGCAGCTGGCGGCAGAAGGAATGACGCTGGTGCTGGTCACACATGAAATGAACTTTGCCCGCGAAGTGGGTGATCGGGTGGTGTTTATGCATCAGGGCACCGTCTGGGAGCAGGGCGAGAGCCGTGCGCTGTTTGCTAATCCGCAAACACCTGAGTTCAAACAGTTTATCGCGTCAGTGCGTGGCTTAAACGAAGCCGCAAACTCATAGCCATCGATTAAAAAAGGATAACCATGTTGGACATCTCACAATTAGGTCAAATCAATCCGCCTCACCGCCTGCTGATGGGGCCGGGACCGATTAACGCCGATCCCCGCGTGCTGCGAGCAATGTCGAGCCAGCTTATCGGCCAGTATGATCCGGCGATGACCGGTTACATGAATGAAGTGATGCAGCTGTATCGCGCGCTCTACAAAACAGAAAACCAGTGGACCTTCCTGATTGACGGTACCTCGCGTGCCGGTATCGAAGCGGTGCTGCTGTCGGGTATTCGCCCTGGCGACAAAGTGCTGGTGCCGGTGTTTGGCCGTTTCGGTCATTTGTTGTGTGAAATTGCCCGCCGCTGCCGCGCTGAGGTTCACACCATTGAAGCGCCGTGGGGCGAGGTGTTTACCCCGCAGCAGATTGAAGATGCCATTAAATCGGTGAAGCCGCGCTGGCTGCTAACCGTTCAAGGCGACACCTCGACCACTATGCTGCAACCGCTGGAAGAATTGGGTGAAATCTGCCGTCGTCACGGCGTGCTTTTCTACAGCGATGCGACCGCCTCTTTTGCCGGTAACCCAATGGAGACCGATGCCTGGGGTCTGGATGCAGTTTCCGCCGGTTTGCAAAAATGCCTTGGCGGCCCGTCCGGCAGTTCACCGGTGACCATCAGCCCGAAATTTGAAGAACAAATTCGCCGTCGCAAATGCGTTGAAGAAGGGATCCGCACTGCCGATCACGCCGACGGTGACGAGGAGATGATCTACTCCAACTATTTCGATCTCGGGATGATCATGGACTATTGGGGACCAGAACGTTTGAATCACCACACTGAGGCGACCAGCATGCTGTTTGCCGCGCGCGAATGCGCCCGCGTGATTCTCGAAGAAGGTCTGGACAACACTATCGCACGCCATAAATTGCACGGCGGCGCACTGCTGGCCGGTATCCAGGGCATGGGGCTGGAAGTGTTTGGTGACGTGAACCACCGCATGAACAACGTGTTGGGCGTGGTTATTCCGCAGGGTGTGCACGGCGAACAGGTTCGTTCAACAATGCTCAATGATTTTGGCATTGAGATTGGTACTTCATTTGGCCCACTGAGCGGCAAAATTTGGCGTATCGGCACCATGGGGTATAACGCGCGCAAAGACTGTGTGATGCAAACGCTGGTGGCGCTCGAAGCCGTGCTGAATCGCCAGGGTTTTGCCTCGAAATACGGTGCCGGTTCGCAGGCCGCGTGGGATCACTATTCCCTTTCGACCGATCGCGTGGCAGGAGGCCAGTAACAATGATTGCAGCCGTGCCCTTGAGTACAGAGGCTGAGCAGGCAGCGCGTAGAGTCATGGCGCGCTGCGACCGACTCGCCGAGCTGAGTGAAACGCCGGGGCAGTTGACCCGCGTTTATCTCTCTGCACAACATATTCAGGCCAACCGTTTGGTGGGGGAATGGATGGCGGCGGCAGGTATGACCACCTGGCAAGACAGCGTGGGCAATATTTGCGGACGCTATGAGGGCCTCAATCCGCAGGCTCCCGCACTGTTATTGGGCTCGCATCTCGACAGCGTGCGTAACGCCGGTCGTTATGACGGCCCGCTCGGCGTGCTGACCGCCATTGAAGTGGTCACCCATTTACATGCTCAGGGCATTCGCCTGCCGATGGCGGTGGAGATTGTCGGCTTTGCGGATGAAGAAGGCACACGTTTCGGCATCACGCTACTGGGCAGTCGTGGCCTCACCGGCACCTGGCCACAGGAGTGGCTGCAGCGCACCGACGCGCAGGGCATTACGGTAGCTGACGCCATGCTGAGCCTCGGCCTGAATCCTATCGATATTTTATCTTCCCAGCGTAATATCAACGATTTTTGTGCCTACCTCGAACTGCACATCGAGCAGGGTCCGTGCCTACAGTCGGCCGATTTGCCGCTGGGCGTGGTGACGGCGATTAACGGCGCACGTCGGCTGAACTGCCGTTTTGTCGGCCATGCTGGCCATGCGGGAACAGTGCCGATGGGGCATAGACAAGACGCGCTTGCCGCTGCCGCCGAGTGGATGGTTGCCATCGAAACGCTGACCACCGAGCGCGGTAACAATCTGGTCGCCACCGTGGGGCGTATTGAAAGTTTCCCCGGCGCGATTAATGTGATCCCGGGTGAAGTAAAACTGACGCTCGACGTGCGTGGTCCTGAAGATGAGCCGCTTGAAATCCTGCTGGTCAGCCTGCTCGACAAGGCCAGTGAGATAGCCACACGCCGAGGCCTGACCTTCGATGCCGAACAGTTTTATGGCATTAAAGCCACCGCCTGTGACCCACAGCTGCAGCTGCGTTTGGCGCAAAGTGTTGAAGCCCTTCAGGGGCAGTCGATGCTTTTACCCAGTGGAGCAGGGCATGATGCGATTGCCATTGCCGAGTGCTGGCCGGTCGGTATGCTGTTTGTACGCTGTAAAGATGGCATCAGCCATCATCCTGATGAGTCCGTTACCGTTGAGGACGTTGCCTTTGCCACGCAGGCATATATCGATACGGTATTGAGCTTTAATCCGTGATTTATGAGTGAAAAATCAGTATTTCATCAGTAAATACTCAGTAAATAATCAGGGAGAAAACGGCCATGACGTTAGAGGAATTTAATTCGCTTTCAGCCGACGAGGTGCGAGAAGTATTAGCGCCGTGTGTAAATATCGCGCAGTGGGTTAACGAAGTGAGTGCAGCGCGTCCATTTAGCAGCGTAGAACAGGCTGTGGAATGCGCGACACGGGCCAGCGCCTGCTGGCAGGCTGAGGCCATAATGAGCGCACTGTCTCAGCATCCGCGCATCGGTGAACGAGTTCAGGGTGACAGCAAAGAAGCCGCTCTGTCGCGCGCCGAACAGGCCACGTTGGGGTTGGGCGAGCAGCAAACCGCACGGGCTTTATTGCAAGGCAACCAACAGTATGAACAACGTTTTAATCGGGTGTTTTTGATTCGAGCCAAAGGCCGAACGCCTGCCGAAATCCTCTCTCACCTGCATCGTCGGTTGCAAAATAGCGACCCGCAGGAGCTGGAGGAAACTGCCGAACAGCTCCAGCAAATCACCCTGCTGCGTTTTAAGGAGTTATTTCACTGATGACTAAAATCACCACTCATATTCTGGATACATCTCTCGGCAAACCGGCGGCACAGGTTCGCGTGTGGTTAGAGAAAATAGACGGCCAGAAAGGGATCCTCGTTAATGAGGCGCACACCGACGATGATGGCCGTGCAACCACTCTGACGCCAGACGGCGTCGCGCCGGGTAATTACCGCCTTTATGCCGACGTGGGCCACTACTTTGCCGCGACCGGACGTGAAACGCTGTACAACCTGACCATTATCGACGTGATTATTTCAGCCTCACAGGCGCATTATCATTTACCGATCCTGCTTAGCCCTTATTCCTACTCAACTTATCGCGGGAGTTAATTGCCGGTGGCGTTAATGCTTTCACCGGCTAAATATTTTGTTTAACCCATTAAAAAGCAAGGGTGTTTTAAGCGCACACTCTTAGTCAGTGCATCGTGGCTGACGTCGCGCACCCTGTTGCTTTGGCGAACCTGTTGCAAAAACGCCATCAGCAACGGGTGCGGACGTTCGCGGCGCGATTGAAGCTCTGGATTAGCCTGCACGCCGACAAAGAACGGGTGATCTTTCAATTCTATAGACTCTGCCGAAAGCCCCGTTTCATCCGTGCCCGTTACCTCTAAACCCGCGGCCGAAAGTGTGTCGAGCAACTGTGGGCTGAGCCGCCAACGCTGGTTGTAGCGCAGCTGCGCCTCTCTTCCCATCATCTGCGCCATTTTACTGCCAGACTGGAACACCACCTTGTGATTACCCTGCCTGACGAGGCCATGCTCAAGGGGCAGACTTGACTGCAATGCGCTGAGCGTTGACGGTCCCGGCATTGCAATCGCGTCATCGCCGAGCGTTTTTTGCCCCAGCGCGGCTACCATCATATGCATGCCGCTGTTGATGCCCAGTACCGGCGTTTGATTGTCGAGTGCCCATTTGGCCACCGAAAGCTGGCAGCTATTCCCGGCATTGGCGTGCTCCGAGCCATGCGCAGCAAGGCCAGGCAGGATAAGACCGTCGAGGTCGAAAAGGGTGCTGTCAAGCTGACTGCCGACCAAATTTGGAGTGATGTAAATTATCTCGATGTTCAATGCCAGTGCATCAGCGGCGTCTCCCAGTGCAGCCAGCATGGCGGGATAGCTGTCGCGATGTTCATTAACATCGCCCAGCAGCCCAATGCGCAGATGTTTTCCTGCCCGCATAACCGGCTGGGTAACGGCGCCGAGCACCCAACGACCAAAGCGGTCGCGGGTCCAGCCGTTGCTGCGAACTTTACCGCTTTCACAATCTTCCAGCTGATACCTGTCCTGATTTTTCACTACCTGTAGGGATTCGATTTCGATGCCGTTTTCTACGACAGTTTTTAGCAGACTCTGGTAACAAGGCGAAGACAGTGGCTGGTTTAATGGCACAACGATATCTTCTTTAACTGCCCGATTTATCAGAGATTCCAGTTCAAGTTCTGCACCTGCTCCACGACCGGTCAAACGCTCTAGCCAAAGCAGCCCGCTGGTAATTTGCTGACCCAATGGCGAAATATATTGGTGGGAATTGATATAGCGTTTGTTGTCGAAACTGACCGGCAAGTGACACAGTGGCAACGCGCGCAGTTCAGCAAGTATCGCGGCCAGCGCACCATAAAATGCAGGTTCAGGCGTGGAGTGTGCAATAAACGTGATAGTCATCAGTTAGCCTCTGTCAGATGTTTTAGCAGAGGAACTTGAATGCAAGAATTACACCAGCTGTGGGGAGAAGGCTGTGAGTTTACATTAATTGACCTTATTAAAAGAAAACCAGCCCGCAGGCTGGCACCTCTCGTAAGGGGTGATTCTACTCGTGACGCAGGAAACTATCGGCATCGCGCCATGCGGGGAAGGACTCGCGATAATCCTGCAAGGCTTCTAGCGAAAGCTCGGCTTCAATAATCATTGCTGCGCCCGGTTCAGCGCGCGCGAGCTCTTCACCAAGGGCATTAATAATCAGGCTGTCACCGCTGTAGTGATGACCGTTATCATCGTCACCGACCCGATTACAACCGGCTACATAAGCCTGATTCTCGATGGCGCGCGCGGTCAGCAGTGCCTGCCAGTGGTGCGTGCGGCGGGCGGGCCAGTTGGCGACGTAAAGGGCGAGGTCATAATCTTGACCATTGCGCGACCAGACAGGGAAACGCAGGTCATAGCAAACCTGCGGCAGAATGCGCCAGCCGCGCCATTCAACCACTTCTCGGCGTTTACCGGCGACATAATAGTTGTGCTCACCGGCCATGCGGAACAGATGACGCTTGTCGTAGAAATGTACCTTGCCCTGTGGCTCAACCAGCAGGAAACGGTTTACTGCACCCTTCGACGTAGAGAGCGCTACGCTGCCGCCAACCATGGCGTTCAACTTATGTGCCCACTTATGCAGCCACTCTATAACCCGCGATTCCGGCAGGGCGCGCTCGGGCGCCTGCATGGCAAAGCCGGTAGTAAACATCTCGGGCAGAATAATCAAATCTCGACCGACAAGTGGGCCGAGCAGCGAGTCAAAGTGGCTCAGGTTCGCTTCGCCGTCCAGCCAAACCAGTGGCTGTTGTAACAACGACAGTTTTAAAGTTGACACAGGCGCTCCGCAGCAGCATCCAGCGTGGCTTCTTTCTTGGCGAAGCACAGGCGGATCAGTTTGTGTGGGAAAGGTTCGGCGCAGAATACCGACAGTGGTATTGCCGCTACACCCACATGTTCAACCAACCATTGGCAGAAAGCAACGTCATCTAAATCAGAGACTTCACTGTAGTCCACCAGCAGGAAATATGTCCCTTCGCTTGGCAAGACTTTCAGTCGGCTTTTCTCCAGCCCCTGAGCCAGGCGGTCGCGCTTGGCGCGGTAAAATTCTGGCAGCTCCTGCCAATGTTCCGGCTGTTCGCGCAGCATGTCAGCCAAGGCAAGCTGAACCGGCGTGGTGATAGCAAAGGTCAAAAACTGGTGAATTTTACGCAGTTCAAGGCTGATAGCCGCCGGTGCCACACAGTACCCCACGCGCCAGCCGGTCATGTGGAAGGTTTTACCAAAAGAGGACACGGTGATGGCGCGCTGGCGTAGCTGTGGATGGCGCAATACGCTGGCGTGGCCCTGTTTGGCGAAACAAATGTGCTCGTAGACTTCATCACTTATCACGAAAATATTGCGATCGGCGATAATTTGCCACAGACGGTCAACGTCCTGATTGTTCCAGGCCGTCGCTGTCGGGTTATGCGGCGTATTAATGATAATCACTTTAGTTCGGTCAGTAATTTGGTCGGCAAAGTGCACCCAGTCAACCTTGAACTCCGGTGGCTGCAGCTGAATACGCTTACTCACGCCGCCAGCCAACTGCACCGCCGGGGCGTAACAGTCATAGCTCGGGTCGAAACTGATCACTTCGTCGCCTTCACTGACCAGTGCAGTAATAGCGATGTACAGCGCTTCGGTGGCCCCTGAGGTGACAGTAATATCCGTTTCAGCATCGGGCCTGTAACCATAGCCCAGCTCGGTTTTGTCGGCTATCGCGTTACGCAGAGCCGCAGTGCCGGTCATTGGCGCATACTGATTCGCCCCCTCTGCCACGTGCACGCTCAGGCGGTGACGCAGATACTCCGGTCCGTCAAAGTCAGGGAATCCCTGCGACAAATTTATCGCATTATGCTTTTGCGCCAGCGCACTCATTTGCGAGAAAATATTGGTTCCTAGTGCGGGCAGTTTGCTCTGTGGAATAAGTGCTGCTGTGCTCATTGCTTTTCTTGCTCCAGACGCGGGTTAAGCGATAAAAAATGGATCTTTGTTTTGGTCATCGAAACCTGATTGCTCGATACCTGAGATTGTCGATATCTATTGGTTGATACTACCGCACGATGTTAAGATTTGGCAATCAAGACGCTTAGATGTTTAAACGGCTAAATATCCTAATCATCTAATTTATAGCGGATCATAATAAACAATAATAAAGTGGAGGCCGCTTCCTCTTAAATACCCGGCCTTCTCAGGAATAATGATGACCGAAAATAACCCTCTACATGCTCTGCTTGCCGCCTGTCACTGGATTGGTGAGAAGGGATGGTGTCCGGCCACCGGCGGCAATATGTCCGTGCGTGAAGACAGCGAATACTGCCTGATTACCGAGTCTGGTAAGGACAAAGGGCAACTGACAGAAAATGATTTTCTGCGAGTTGAGATTGCCACCAATCATGTACCCAGTGGAAGAACGCCTTCTGCCGAAACGGGTCTGCATACTCTGATGTATAACCTTTATCCGCAGGTTGGCGCCGTGCTGCACACCCATTCGGTGAACTCTACCGTGCTGTCCAGGGTTGAGCGCAGCGCAGGTCTGGTGCTGCAAGGTTATGAAATGCAGAAGTCACTGGCCGGTCAGCGCAGCCACCTGGATAAGGTCATTATTCCTATTTTCGATAACAGTCAGGATATTCCGGCGCTGGCAGCAGAGATTGCCCAATGGGCGCAGTCACATCCGCTACACTATGGTTTTCTGATCCGTGGACACGGCCTGACCTGTTGGGGCAAAAATGTCGCCGAGGCGCGTCGTCATCTCGAAGGACTCGAGTTTTTATTCCAGTGTGAACTGCAACTTCGCCTGTTGGAGGCAAAATGATCCGCGCCATTGTTACCGATATTGAAGGAACAACCACTGACATCCGTTTTGTACATCAGGTACTTTTCCCTTACGCGCGTGCGCGACTTGCTGATTTTATTACCCGACATGCAGAAGACCTTGAGGTGCTACAGGCGCTGGACGCGCTGCGTGAAGAAATTAACGAACCGCAGGCCGAAATCGTCGATCTCGTCGATCAACTCTATGTTTATATGGATAAAGACGAAAAATCACCCGCGTTGAAAACGCTGCAGGGGATCATCTGGCGCACCGGTTATACCGACGGCGATTTTCGCGGACATCTTTATCCCGACGTTGCGCCGCAGCTGGCGCAGTGGCAGGCTCAGGGCATCAAACTGTACGTTTACTCTTCCGGCTCGGTGGATGCGCAAAAGCTGTTGTTTGGCTACAGCGAGGAAGGTAATCTTTTGCCGCGGTTTACCGACTATTTCGATACCCGCGTCGGTGCCAAACGAGAAGTGGCCTCATACCAGAATATAGCCGAACAGCTCATGCTGCCGGCCTCTGACTTGCTGTTTTTGTCTGACATCCGCCAGGAGCTTGACGCTGCGCGTGAGGCGGGCTGGAATACCTGCCAGCTGGTACGCGACGAAGCCGACGAGTTGAGCGATCACCCGCAGGTTAACCGATTTGATCAGGTCGAGATTGACCTTACCCACTGACCAGGAGTTTGCAATGAGTGCACTGACTATCTTCAGCGACAGCAATCCTTCAGCACCTATTTGGGAAAGCCGCGACGGTAATGAAATTGCCGCTGAATTAAGCAAGATTGATGTTCGTTTCGAACGCTGGCAGGCCGACCGCGAGCTGGGAAATGATCCTCAGCCAGCACAGGTTATCGAGGCCTATCAGCATGAAATTAACAAGCTGGTGGCAGAAAAAGGGTATCAGAGCTGGGATGTGATAAGCATGCGTCCCGATAATGCACAGCGTGAAGTGCTGCGCACCAAGTTTCTCTCTGAGCACACTCACGGCGAGGATGAAGTTCGTTTCTTTGTTGACGGTGCCGGACTATTTTGTTTGCATCTCGAAGGCAAGATTTTCCAGATCTTGTGTGAGAAAAACGATCTGATCTCTGTACCTGCGAATACCCGCCACTGGTTTGACATGGGCGGTTCGCCTTCATTTACGGCGATCCGTCTGTTTGACAATCAGGAAGGGTGGGTGGCGCACTTTACTGGTGATGCGATTGCCGATGCGTATCCGAGATTAGGCGAATAATTGAAAAATCCCTCCCCCGCTTTTTTCAGTGGGGGAAAGGTTTCAAAGTCCTGCTTTTACCGCGTCGCTCTAAAAAATCCGTCTCTAACCTGTTCGGGTGTCACTACGCCCGAATCCAATACCCATCCGCTGACAAGATCGGCAGGTGTCACGTCAAACGCCGGATTGTAGACCTCTGCATCGACCGGTGCCCACTGCACATCACCAAAGCTGCCTGACACGCCGGTGACTTCTTTTGCTGCGCGCTGTTCGATAGGAATAGCCTCGCCGTTCGGACAGTGTGGATCATGGGTGGTGTGCGGTGCGGCAACATAAAAAGGAATACCGTGATATTTGGCCAACACCGCCAGGCTATAGGTGCCTATTTTATTAGCAACGTCGCCGTTGGCCGCAATGCGGTCTGCTCCAACCCAAATAGCATCGACCTGTTTTTTTGCCATCAGACTCGCCGCCATCGAATCACAAATTAGCTGATAGGGGATGTTTAACTCACCCAACTCCCACGCCGTCAGTCTTCCGCCCTGTAAGAGTGGTCGTGTTTCATCCACCCAAACTTGCGCCACTTTGCCCTGCTGGTGCGCGCGATGAATAACGCCGAGCGCCGTGCCCACGCCCGCCGTGGCTAAACCACCGGTGTTGCAGTGGGTCAAAATACGGCTGTCCGCCGTGACCAATTCGGCGCCGTGGGTGGCAATACGGTCGCAAAGTTCACGGTCTTCTCCAACGAGTCCTTCCGCTTCCTGAACCATGGCCGGAATGTGAAATCGCTGTTCGAGCGCGATTTTCATGCGGTCTAGATTGTTCATCAAGTTCACCGCCGTGGGGCGGGAGGCGCGAAGGGTGGCCAGTGCCTGATGCAGCTCAGCTACCGGCATGCCTTCTTCCGCCAACTGGGCCAGCAACAGGCTGGCGGATAAACCAATCAGCGGTGCTCCGCGAACGCGCAACGCGTGGATATGGCCGACCAAGTCATCCACGGTTCGGCAAAGATGCCATTCAGCGCGCTGTGGTAAGGCCTGTTGGTCCAGGATCCACAACTGACTTTTGCGGATGCGTAAACTGGTTGTTGTGAGTGTCTGCATTGTGAGTCAAATCCCTGTTGCACGGTTGCATCTGATTGCTTATTCTGCCAACATAAGTTTCGGATGTATAGACGTCTAAATGCTTTTATGGCTATTCGCTCAGGGTGGCGCTGAATTCAGAAGATTACGAGAGGTTAGGATGTCACGTTATTACACATTTAGCTCTGCAGACGCGGTAGAATATGCCCGCCAGTTTGGTGGCGTTGAAGACCCGCAATCTCTGGTCACTGCCGACGAAATTGGCGACGGTAACCTGAATCTGGTGTTCAAAATTCGCGATACCAACGGCGTCAGCAGGGTGATTGTGAAGCAGGCGTTGCCGTATGTGCGCTGCGTGGGAGAGTCCTGGCCGCTCACTATTGACCGGGCTCGCATCGAGGCTGAAACCCTGATTGTTCATGGCCAATATTGCCCACAGTACACGGTTAAAATTATTCATCACGATCCTGAGTTGGCGGTGATGGTTCAGGAAGACCTTTCGGATCATCTGATTTGGCGCGGTGAGCTGGTGCAGGGTAAACACTATCCTCAGGCCGCTAGCCAACTGGGTGAATATCTGGCGCAAACTCTGTTCCATACTTCAGATTTTTATCAGGATGCTCAGCATAAAAAATCGGAAGTTGGTCGCTTCCTTAACCCTGAGCTTTGTCTGATTACTGAGGATTTGTTCTTTACCGATCCTTATATTGAACACGAACGCAATCGCTACGATGCTGCTTTGCAGCCGACGGTTGATGCACTGCGTGCCGATATCCCATTGCGGATAGCGGTGGCGGCCCTCAAGCAGCGTTTTCTCAGTAATGCCGAAGCGCTGCTTCACGGCGACGTTCACAGTGGATCAATCTTTGTGGCCGAAGGCAGCCTGAAAGTCATAGACGCAGAATTTGGTTTCTATGGCCCAATGGGTTTTGATCCCGGTTCTGCGATGGGTAACCTGCTGCTAAATTATTGCGGTTTGCCCGGTCTGGTTGCCACGCGTGAAGCGGCAGACGGCAGGGAACAGCGGCTGCAGGACCTGCGCGACCTGTGGTTAAGCTTCTCGGAACGCTTCCTACAGTTGGCGCGTGATGAAACGCAGGACGTGGCGTTTAAAGTACCGGGATATGCCGAATATTTCCTGAAACAGGTATGGCACGATGCGGTGGGTTACTGCGGCTCGGAGCTTATTCGTCGCACCATCGGTTTCTCTAATATTGCCGACCTTAAAAATATCATCGACGACGACATGCGCCACGAATGCCAGCGTCACGCTGTCAGCCTTGGCCAGTGGTTGATCATTACTGCGCCACAGATTGACGACATTGACGCACTGATTGCGCGAATTCGCCAGAACGGCTGATTATAATATCGCGGCCTTTCGATAAACACAGTTAAAAACGCCGCGAATTTTATCAGGCTGCAAAATACGTCAAATAAGTCATCAGAAAGAAGGGGCGATTGTTCCCCAGACTTGTATAATGCCCGGCTACGAGGTGCCAGCGGGTAACCCCTGTGCAATCCCTCGGTTACCAACCACCCACACGGGAATACAGAATTATGATGAATAACGACGTCTTGCGCAGCGTACGCTACATGCTCGACTTGAGCG contains:
- a CDS encoding amino acid ABC transporter ATP-binding protein, with product MPLITINQVQKFYGQNHVLKGVDLDIEGGEVICIIGRSGSGKSTLLRCMNGLEAYQDGSIKLGGMTITSRDSQARDISRSVGMVFQNFNLFPHMTALENVMLAPRRVLGKNAAECRELAIQMLTKVGLADRVDYYPANLSGGQQQRVAIARALAMNPKVLLCDEITSALDPELVGEVLKVLEQLAAEGMTLVLVTHEMNFAREVGDRVVFMHQGTVWEQGESRALFANPQTPEFKQFIASVRGLNEAANS
- a CDS encoding pyridoxal phosphate-dependent aminotransferase, translated to MSTAALIPQSKLPALGTNIFSQMSALAQKHNAINLSQGFPDFDGPEYLRHRLSVHVAEGANQYAPMTGTAALRNAIADKTELGYGYRPDAETDITVTSGATEALYIAITALVSEGDEVISFDPSYDCYAPAVQLAGGVSKRIQLQPPEFKVDWVHFADQITDRTKVIIINTPHNPTATAWNNQDVDRLWQIIADRNIFVISDEVYEHICFAKQGHASVLRHPQLRQRAITVSSFGKTFHMTGWRVGYCVAPAAISLELRKIHQFLTFAITTPVQLALADMLREQPEHWQELPEFYRAKRDRLAQGLEKSRLKVLPSEGTYFLLVDYSEVSDLDDVAFCQWLVEHVGVAAIPLSVFCAEPFPHKLIRLCFAKKEATLDAAAERLCQL
- the uraD gene encoding 2-oxo-4-hydroxy-4-carboxy-5-ureidoimidazoline decarboxylase, which codes for MTLEEFNSLSADEVREVLAPCVNIAQWVNEVSAARPFSSVEQAVECATRASACWQAEAIMSALSQHPRIGERVQGDSKEAALSRAEQATLGLGEQQTARALLQGNQQYEQRFNRVFLIRAKGRTPAEILSHLHRRLQNSDPQELEETAEQLQQITLLRFKELFH
- a CDS encoding methylthioribulose 1-phosphate dehydratase — protein: MTENNPLHALLAACHWIGEKGWCPATGGNMSVREDSEYCLITESGKDKGQLTENDFLRVEIATNHVPSGRTPSAETGLHTLMYNLYPQVGAVLHTHSVNSTVLSRVERSAGLVLQGYEMQKSLAGQRSHLDKVIIPIFDNSQDIPALAAEIAQWAQSHPLHYGFLIRGHGLTCWGKNVAEARRHLEGLEFLFQCELQLRLLEAK
- the uraH gene encoding hydroxyisourate hydrolase — translated: MTKITTHILDTSLGKPAAQVRVWLEKIDGQKGILVNEAHTDDDGRATTLTPDGVAPGNYRLYADVGHYFAATGRETLYNLTIIDVIISASQAHYHLPILLSPYSYSTYRGS
- a CDS encoding amidohydrolase produces the protein MSTLKLSLLQQPLVWLDGEANLSHFDSLLGPLVGRDLIILPEMFTTGFAMQAPERALPESRVIEWLHKWAHKLNAMVGGSVALSTSKGAVNRFLLVEPQGKVHFYDKRHLFRMAGEHNYYVAGKRREVVEWRGWRILPQVCYDLRFPVWSRNGQDYDLALYVANWPARRTHHWQALLTARAIENQAYVAGCNRVGDDDNGHHYSGDSLIINALGEELARAEPGAAMIIEAELSLEALQDYRESFPAWRDADSFLRHE
- a CDS encoding alanine--glyoxylate aminotransferase family protein; the encoded protein is MLDISQLGQINPPHRLLMGPGPINADPRVLRAMSSQLIGQYDPAMTGYMNEVMQLYRALYKTENQWTFLIDGTSRAGIEAVLLSGIRPGDKVLVPVFGRFGHLLCEIARRCRAEVHTIEAPWGEVFTPQQIEDAIKSVKPRWLLTVQGDTSTTMLQPLEELGEICRRHGVLFYSDATASFAGNPMETDAWGLDAVSAGLQKCLGGPSGSSPVTISPKFEEQIRRRKCVEEGIRTADHADGDEEMIYSNYFDLGMIMDYWGPERLNHHTEATSMLFAARECARVILEEGLDNTIARHKLHGGALLAGIQGMGLEVFGDVNHRMNNVLGVVIPQGVHGEQVRSTMLNDFGIEIGTSFGPLSGKIWRIGTMGYNARKDCVMQTLVALEAVLNRQGFASKYGAGSQAAWDHYSLSTDRVAGGQ
- the hpxK gene encoding allantoate amidohydrolase, whose amino-acid sequence is MIAAVPLSTEAEQAARRVMARCDRLAELSETPGQLTRVYLSAQHIQANRLVGEWMAAAGMTTWQDSVGNICGRYEGLNPQAPALLLGSHLDSVRNAGRYDGPLGVLTAIEVVTHLHAQGIRLPMAVEIVGFADEEGTRFGITLLGSRGLTGTWPQEWLQRTDAQGITVADAMLSLGLNPIDILSSQRNINDFCAYLELHIEQGPCLQSADLPLGVVTAINGARRLNCRFVGHAGHAGTVPMGHRQDALAAAAEWMVAIETLTTERGNNLVATVGRIESFPGAINVIPGEVKLTLDVRGPEDEPLEILLVSLLDKASEIATRRGLTFDAEQFYGIKATACDPQLQLRLAQSVEALQGQSMLLPSGAGHDAIAIAECWPVGMLFVRCKDGISHHPDESVTVEDVAFATQAYIDTVLSFNP
- a CDS encoding gamma-glutamyl-gamma-aminobutyrate hydrolase family protein (Members of this family of hydrolases with an active site Cys residue belong to MEROPS family C26.), producing the protein MTITFIAHSTPEPAFYGALAAILAELRALPLCHLPVSFDNKRYINSHQYISPLGQQITSGLLWLERLTGRGAGAELELESLINRAVKEDIVVPLNQPLSSPCYQSLLKTVVENGIEIESLQVVKNQDRYQLEDCESGKVRSNGWTRDRFGRWVLGAVTQPVMRAGKHLRIGLLGDVNEHRDSYPAMLAALGDAADALALNIEIIYITPNLVGSQLDSTLFDLDGLILPGLAAHGSEHANAGNSCQLSVAKWALDNQTPVLGINSGMHMMVAALGQKTLGDDAIAMPGPSTLSALQSSLPLEHGLVRQGNHKVVFQSGSKMAQMMGREAQLRYNQRWRLSPQLLDTLSAAGLEVTGTDETGLSAESIELKDHPFFVGVQANPELQSRRERPHPLLMAFLQQVRQSNRVRDVSHDALTKSVRLKHPCFLMG